One window from the genome of Salisaeta longa DSM 21114 encodes:
- a CDS encoding DUF2914 domain-containing protein has translation MASTTDRTAAAFLSPLIDRLKRAPRYRLVRRLYHRHEHLAPPLLFLGGVGWDAATLKRIDAPIDDLILFVYLLLLGAAIVLAVLKRNDRLPDGPLAHIGEWSEGGLQFFAGGLFSAYVIYYTQSASLTTASLFLLVLVAVLVANEFIWSRTFNVAVLLGVYFLAVFCYGTFALPILLGFMGYGLFLLAGVLALAVVGGLLYLFRQWKVVTGWKPTAATAGVALGLFGLVNLFYVQNWIPPVPLAMKAGGIYHDVTIRENVYRLTYEAPAWYEPWRASDEVFHYVPGDTVYCFVSVFAPSDLRTRITHNWQYYDARREEWIGTDRIGYRLVGGRARGYRGYTYKRNVRPGAWRVNVLTTEDRLVGRIRFSIVRADTTRRRSFAVRRYE, from the coding sequence ATGGCCTCCACCACCGATCGTACCGCCGCTGCCTTCCTTTCGCCGCTCATCGATCGGCTGAAGCGCGCGCCGCGGTATCGGCTGGTGCGGCGGCTGTACCACCGGCACGAGCACCTGGCGCCCCCGCTGCTCTTTTTGGGCGGCGTGGGGTGGGACGCCGCCACGTTGAAGCGCATTGACGCGCCCATCGACGACCTGATTCTGTTCGTCTACCTGCTGCTGTTGGGCGCGGCCATCGTGCTGGCCGTGCTAAAGCGCAACGACCGGCTGCCCGACGGCCCGCTGGCCCACATCGGCGAATGGTCGGAAGGCGGCCTGCAATTCTTTGCCGGTGGCCTGTTCAGCGCCTACGTCATCTACTACACGCAAAGCGCCTCGCTGACCACCGCCTCGCTCTTTTTGCTGGTGCTGGTGGCGGTGCTCGTGGCCAACGAGTTTATCTGGAGCCGCACATTTAACGTGGCGGTGCTGTTGGGCGTGTACTTCCTGGCGGTGTTCTGTTACGGCACCTTCGCGCTGCCCATCCTGCTGGGGTTTATGGGCTACGGCCTCTTTCTGCTGGCGGGGGTGCTGGCCCTGGCGGTGGTGGGCGGGCTGCTGTACCTGTTTCGGCAGTGGAAGGTGGTGACGGGGTGGAAGCCCACCGCAGCCACGGCGGGCGTGGCCCTGGGGCTGTTTGGGCTGGTGAACCTGTTTTACGTGCAGAACTGGATTCCGCCGGTGCCGCTTGCCATGAAGGCCGGCGGCATCTATCACGACGTGACCATTCGCGAGAACGTGTACCGGCTCACCTACGAGGCGCCCGCGTGGTACGAGCCGTGGCGCGCGTCGGATGAGGTGTTTCACTACGTGCCGGGCGACACGGTGTACTGCTTCGTCTCGGTCTTTGCGCCGTCCGATCTGCGCACGCGCATCACGCACAACTGGCAGTACTACGACGCGCGCCGCGAGGAGTGGATAGGCACCGACCGCATCGGCTACCGGCTGGTGGGCGGACGGGCGCGCGGGTACCGCGGCTACACGTACAAGCGCAATGTGCGCCCCGGCGCGTGGCGCGTGAACGTGCTCACCACCGAAGACCGCCTCGTGGGGCGCATCCGTTTCTCGATTGTACGCGCCGATACCACGCGCCGCCGGTCGTTTGCCGTGCGGCGGTACGAATAG
- a CDS encoding DUF2480 family protein, with protein MELTNRVAQSDITVYNLDDLWDDAAVATCDIAPFLTQGLMLKEKDFRAAVKAHDWAAYEDKHVALFCSTDAIVPTWGYMLIASKLNGVAASVSFGDEKAAVRDHYIRALEAEDWARFEGKPVVIKGCGGARVPEAAYMIATQKLQGVARKIMYGEPCSSVPLWRKPTDTDARPGAKAVGVKKPDLPTG; from the coding sequence ATGGAACTGACCAACCGCGTTGCGCAAAGCGACATCACCGTCTACAACCTGGACGACCTGTGGGACGATGCCGCGGTGGCCACGTGCGACATTGCGCCGTTCCTTACGCAGGGCCTGATGCTGAAAGAAAAGGACTTTCGGGCGGCCGTGAAGGCGCACGACTGGGCGGCCTACGAGGATAAGCACGTGGCGCTTTTTTGCTCGACCGATGCCATCGTGCCCACGTGGGGCTACATGCTCATCGCTTCGAAGCTGAATGGCGTGGCCGCATCCGTGAGCTTTGGAGATGAAAAAGCCGCCGTGCGCGATCACTACATTCGCGCGCTGGAGGCCGAGGACTGGGCGCGTTTTGAAGGCAAGCCGGTGGTGATTAAGGGATGCGGCGGCGCGCGCGTCCCCGAGGCGGCCTACATGATTGCGACGCAAAAGCTGCAAGGCGTGGCCCGCAAGATCATGTACGGCGAGCCGTGCTCGTCGGTGCCGCTGTGGCGGAAGCCCACCGACACAGATGCGCGTCCGGGCGCCAAGGCCGTGGGCGTCAAGAAGCCCGACCTGCCCACGGGATAG
- the rlmN gene encoding 23S rRNA (adenine(2503)-C(2))-methyltransferase RlmN encodes MEATDRVDLKTMDEGDLRAFAASLDEPSYRGQQLFEWIYGKGVTDFSAMTSLPKDWRQALEACAVVETLTVVGRQRDPDGTVKVLFELPSGRQAETVLIPAFDARGEAQRLTVCVSSQVGCAMGCTFCATGQMGFRENLTAGAIFDQVALMDRIGRALYDRPVTNVVFMGMGEPLLNYANVVKAMGLLTHESTLHLSPRRITISTVGLSRRIRDLADDGLRTRLAVSLHAPDNDTRSAIMPVNTSEKTSLPALKEALQYYHAETGRPVTYEYCLFEGVNDQMEDADRLAQVARWIPSKVNLLMYNPVEGLNFARTDEAQLNRFVQRLVQHGVTVTVRQSRGRTIDAACGQLANASAS; translated from the coding sequence ATGGAAGCCACGGATCGTGTGGACTTGAAGACGATGGACGAGGGCGACCTCCGCGCGTTTGCGGCGTCGCTCGATGAGCCGTCGTACCGCGGCCAACAGCTCTTTGAGTGGATCTACGGCAAGGGCGTCACGGACTTTTCCGCCATGACGAGCCTGCCCAAAGACTGGCGCCAGGCCTTGGAGGCGTGTGCCGTGGTCGAAACGCTGACGGTGGTCGGCCGGCAGCGCGACCCCGATGGCACCGTCAAGGTGCTGTTCGAACTGCCGTCCGGGCGGCAGGCCGAGACCGTCCTCATCCCGGCGTTCGACGCGCGCGGCGAGGCCCAGCGCCTCACGGTGTGCGTATCGAGCCAGGTGGGCTGCGCCATGGGCTGCACGTTCTGCGCCACGGGCCAAATGGGCTTCCGCGAGAACCTGACGGCCGGCGCCATCTTCGACCAAGTGGCGCTCATGGACCGCATCGGGCGGGCGCTGTACGACCGGCCGGTGACCAACGTCGTGTTCATGGGCATGGGCGAGCCGCTGCTCAACTACGCCAACGTCGTGAAGGCCATGGGGCTGCTCACGCACGAGTCGACGCTCCACCTCTCGCCGCGGCGCATCACCATCTCTACGGTGGGCCTCTCGCGGCGCATCCGCGACCTGGCCGACGACGGCCTACGCACGCGCCTTGCCGTGTCGCTGCATGCGCCCGACAACGACACGCGCAGCGCCATCATGCCCGTAAACACATCCGAGAAAACCAGCCTGCCGGCGCTCAAGGAGGCGCTTCAGTACTATCACGCCGAAACCGGCCGCCCGGTAACGTACGAATACTGCCTCTTTGAGGGCGTCAACGACCAGATGGAGGACGCCGACCGGCTGGCGCAGGTGGCGCGGTGGATTCCAAGCAAGGTGAACCTGCTGATGTACAACCCGGTGGAGGGCCTCAACTTTGCGCGCACCGATGAGGCGCAGCTCAACCGCTTCGTGCAGCGCCTCGTGCAGCACGGCGTGACCGTGACCGTGCGCCAGAGCCGCGGCCGCACGATTGACGCGGCCTGCGGGCAACTCGCCAATGCGTCGGCGTCGTAA
- a CDS encoding ABC transporter permease — translation MSATHALQTVAALSGREMLKFVRDRSRLLGALVQPLAFWGLLGLGFQHTFQVPAGVPGSVGYTEFLLPGIITLILLFTAIFSTISIVEERTSGFLQAVMVAPTPRTALVLGNALGGTLLATAQALLFVAAAPLVGLVPPLTGLAFIAVICLLTGLAFTALGFSIAWRMDSTRGFHAVMNLFLLPLWFLSGGLFPAAGAVPVLQALVWINPVSYAVSGVRHGLYGLGQAPAVLASPGVCLAVTAAFAACMLGLAVYTVQRSFFS, via the coding sequence ATGTCTGCTACCCATGCCCTTCAAACGGTCGCGGCCCTGTCGGGGCGCGAGATGCTCAAGTTCGTGCGCGACCGCAGCCGCCTGCTCGGGGCGCTCGTGCAACCGCTGGCGTTCTGGGGATTGCTGGGCCTGGGCTTTCAGCACACGTTTCAGGTACCAGCGGGCGTACCGGGCAGCGTAGGCTACACCGAATTTCTGCTGCCGGGCATCATCACGCTCATCTTGCTGTTTACGGCCATCTTCTCCACGATCAGCATCGTGGAGGAGCGCACCTCGGGCTTCTTGCAGGCGGTGATGGTGGCGCCTACGCCCCGCACGGCGCTGGTGCTGGGCAATGCGCTGGGCGGCACGCTGCTGGCTACGGCGCAGGCGCTTCTGTTTGTTGCGGCCGCTCCGCTGGTGGGCCTTGTCCCGCCCCTCACGGGGCTCGCGTTCATTGCTGTCATCTGCCTGCTTACGGGCCTGGCCTTCACCGCACTCGGGTTTTCAATCGCCTGGCGCATGGACTCCACGCGCGGCTTTCATGCGGTGATGAACCTCTTCCTCTTGCCGCTCTGGTTTTTGTCGGGCGGGCTCTTTCCGGCCGCGGGCGCCGTGCCGGTGCTGCAAGCGCTGGTATGGATCAATCCGGTGTCGTATGCGGTGAGTGGCGTACGCCACGGCCTCTATGGCCTGGGGCAGGCCCCGGCTGTGCTGGCATCGCCCGGCGTGTGCCTGGCCGTTACCGCCGCCTTTGCGGCGTGCATGCTCGGCCTGGCTGTGTACACCGTGCAGCGCTCGTTTTTCTCGTAG
- a CDS encoding ABC transporter ATP-binding protein has product MPTPAVHIQHVTHRYGTQRALHDLSLRIPQGALFGMLGPNGSGKTTLFRILSTLLAPTEGTVSVLGASPVHAPHAVRKHLGVVFQSVALDEHLTVRENLRFQGALYGLRGAAFAERMRTLLARFGLSDRTDDRVSTLSGGLQRRVDLVRGLLHRPQVLLLDEPTTGLDPAARRTLWDALRQLQADEGTTLIVATHLMDEADRCDTVAILSEGACVVNGPPEALKTALGEQTLWIESPAPADLRDRIEAQMGVAARVIGTLVQVQTDQAPEMLPRIYRAFGARITAATLRPPTLEDVFLAHTGRSAAALRAPAQ; this is encoded by the coding sequence ATGCCCACGCCTGCCGTTCACATTCAGCACGTTACGCACCGCTACGGCACGCAGCGCGCCCTGCACGACCTGTCGCTGCGCATCCCGCAGGGCGCCCTCTTTGGCATGCTGGGCCCCAATGGCAGCGGCAAAACGACCTTGTTCCGGATTCTCTCGACCCTCCTGGCCCCCACCGAGGGCACCGTATCGGTCCTGGGTGCCTCGCCTGTGCACGCGCCGCACGCTGTACGTAAGCACCTGGGCGTCGTCTTTCAGTCGGTGGCGCTGGATGAGCACCTGACGGTGCGCGAAAACTTGCGCTTTCAGGGCGCGCTGTATGGCCTGCGAGGGGCCGCGTTTGCCGAACGCATGCGTACGCTCCTGGCACGCTTTGGCCTGTCCGACCGCACGGACGACCGCGTAAGCACGCTCTCGGGCGGATTGCAGCGGCGGGTGGATTTGGTGCGCGGCCTGCTGCATCGCCCGCAGGTGCTGCTGCTGGACGAGCCCACCACGGGCCTCGATCCCGCCGCGCGCCGTACGCTCTGGGACGCGCTGCGGCAGCTGCAGGCCGACGAGGGTACCACCCTCATCGTGGCGACGCACCTCATGGACGAGGCCGACCGCTGCGACACCGTAGCTATCCTGTCGGAGGGCGCGTGCGTGGTGAACGGCCCGCCCGAGGCGCTGAAGACGGCCCTGGGCGAGCAAACGCTGTGGATCGAAAGCCCGGCCCCGGCCGACCTGCGCGACCGCATCGAGGCGCAAATGGGCGTTGCGGCCCGCGTCATTGGCACACTGGTGCAGGTGCAAACCGATCAGGCGCCGGAGATGCTGCCCCGCATCTACCGCGCCTTTGGTGCCCGCATCACCGCGGCGACGCTGCGCCCGCCCACCCTCGAAGACGTCTTTTTGGCGCACACCGGCCGCTCGGCCGCCGCCCTCCGCGCTCCTGCTCAGTAG
- the cyoE gene encoding heme o synthase, producing the protein MPSSSSSSADAVAPVPARSLRGVLRDYVELSKPEISFLVTVSALAGFLLGAPHHLDVLDLVVTLVGVGLCAGGVGMLNHAMEVPYDAQMKRTAARPLPAGRVNPKRVRQVGVGLVVASAALICPIVNPLTAILAALTALLYIFVYTPLKRTTKYNTLVGTIPGALPALGGYAAATGTLGATGWVLFGILVCWQMPHFLSLAWMYRKDYERGGYVMLPVVEPDGGSTARQTLGFTAALLGVSVLPFWTTPTMGWIYLAGAVPLGGWFLWTAWTFYQTRSNQDARAVLKASIVYIPVLVALIGIDWVL; encoded by the coding sequence ATGCCTTCGTCCTCTTCTTCATCGGCCGATGCCGTTGCGCCGGTGCCGGCACGTAGCCTGCGCGGGGTGCTCCGCGATTACGTGGAGCTGTCGAAGCCCGAAATCTCGTTTCTGGTGACGGTGTCGGCTCTGGCGGGCTTTCTGCTGGGGGCGCCGCACCACCTCGACGTGCTCGACCTGGTGGTGACCCTGGTGGGCGTGGGCTTGTGCGCGGGCGGCGTGGGGATGCTCAACCATGCGATGGAGGTGCCGTACGATGCGCAGATGAAACGGACCGCGGCGCGCCCCCTCCCCGCCGGGCGCGTGAATCCCAAACGCGTGCGGCAGGTGGGCGTGGGCCTGGTGGTGGCAAGCGCTGCCCTCATCTGCCCCATCGTCAATCCGCTCACGGCCATTTTGGCCGCGCTCACGGCGCTGCTCTACATCTTTGTGTACACCCCGCTAAAGCGCACCACCAAGTACAACACCCTGGTGGGAACGATTCCGGGCGCGTTGCCGGCGCTGGGCGGGTATGCCGCGGCCACCGGCACGCTGGGCGCTACCGGATGGGTGCTCTTCGGCATCCTGGTGTGCTGGCAGATGCCCCACTTCCTGTCGCTCGCCTGGATGTACCGGAAAGACTACGAACGCGGCGGCTACGTGATGCTCCCGGTGGTTGAGCCCGACGGCGGGTCGACCGCGCGCCAAACGCTGGGTTTCACGGCGGCGCTGCTGGGCGTAAGCGTGCTGCCGTTTTGGACCACCCCCACGATGGGCTGGATCTACCTCGCGGGCGCCGTGCCGCTGGGCGGCTGGTTCTTGTGGACCGCGTGGACGTTTTACCAAACACGTAGCAACCAAGACGCGCGCGCCGTTTTGAAAGCGTCTATCGTGTACATTCCGGTGCTCGTCGCCCTCATTGGCATCGACTGGGTGCTGTAA
- a CDS encoding COX15/CtaA family protein: MRKPQARAWRFRFTLLTLATTALLISWGAFVTSINAGMAVPDWPASFGSYDPLATGLPQWWSYTPVLAEHGHRLLGALVGFLTLVLTAWTWLREERGWVKKLSAAVLGLVIFQGILGGLRVTENSLTLAAIHASTAQIFFGSLVGLAVFTSDAWMRRTPLIPATASRTTLRRLTIAATGTLLLQIVLGAMLRQFGNGLNAMFAYIHIFGAFAVTGLVIAVFTYVQKHFDDVTVLRRGAWAMLLVVGLQFALGLFAYLFIIGDAAQGVRHLPQIVLTIAHVVVGSVLVGSTAATMIYAWHQPLATAADAVPGDGLAQSSAVSVRPSSAADAS, translated from the coding sequence ATGCGCAAACCCCAGGCTCGGGCGTGGCGTTTTCGCTTTACGCTCTTAACCCTTGCAACCACCGCGCTGCTCATCTCGTGGGGCGCGTTTGTGACAAGCATCAACGCCGGTATGGCCGTTCCAGATTGGCCGGCGTCGTTTGGGTCGTACGATCCCCTGGCCACGGGGCTGCCGCAGTGGTGGAGCTACACGCCGGTATTGGCTGAACATGGCCACCGCCTGCTCGGCGCGCTGGTGGGTTTTCTCACGCTGGTGCTCACCGCGTGGACGTGGCTGCGTGAGGAGCGGGGCTGGGTCAAGAAGCTGAGCGCAGCGGTGCTGGGGCTCGTCATCTTTCAGGGCATCCTGGGCGGGCTCCGGGTGACGGAAAATTCGCTCACGCTGGCGGCGATTCATGCCTCAACGGCGCAAATTTTCTTTGGATCGCTTGTGGGATTGGCTGTTTTTACCTCCGATGCCTGGATGCGACGTACGCCCCTCATTCCCGCCACCGCTTCCCGCACCACGCTCCGCCGTCTCACCATCGCAGCCACCGGCACGCTCTTGCTGCAAATTGTGCTGGGCGCAATGCTCCGCCAGTTTGGAAATGGCCTAAACGCGATGTTTGCATACATCCACATCTTTGGCGCGTTCGCCGTTACGGGGCTTGTGATCGCCGTCTTTACCTACGTGCAAAAGCACTTCGATGACGTGACGGTGCTGCGGCGCGGCGCCTGGGCGATGCTGCTGGTGGTTGGGCTGCAGTTTGCGCTGGGGCTTTTTGCGTACCTGTTCATCATCGGAGATGCAGCGCAGGGCGTGCGTCATCTGCCGCAAATCGTGCTTACGATTGCGCACGTCGTCGTGGGATCGGTGCTTGTGGGTTCCACGGCGGCCACGATGATCTACGCCTGGCACCAACCGCTGGCGACGGCCGCGGATGCGGTGCCGGGCGATGGTCTTGCCCAATCGTCGGCCGTCTCCGTCCGCCCATCATCTGCTGCTGATGCCTCCTAG
- a CDS encoding AIM24 family protein, whose protein sequence is MKLQEFIDQNQDTEGGPAFQLENSKLLDITVNGEVWIKTGAMVAYTGNVSFEKKTSGGITGWLKQAATGEGANTMVASGQGHVYAADGGKNIHVLELGAGESISINGNDVLAYASSVEADIKMMKKIASRASGGLFNVHLTGPGFIAFTTHGSPVVLDTPVRTDPDATVAWSSNTPPSFTTDIGWKSMIGRSSGEEYQMDFNQSGGFVVVQPYEEIGPQA, encoded by the coding sequence ATGAAGCTTCAAGAGTTCATCGATCAGAACCAGGACACGGAGGGCGGACCGGCCTTCCAGCTGGAAAACAGCAAGCTCCTCGACATCACCGTCAATGGCGAGGTGTGGATCAAAACCGGGGCGATGGTTGCCTACACCGGCAACGTCTCCTTCGAGAAGAAAACCAGCGGCGGCATTACCGGCTGGCTCAAGCAGGCGGCGACCGGCGAGGGCGCCAACACAATGGTGGCCTCGGGCCAGGGCCACGTGTACGCAGCCGACGGCGGCAAAAACATTCATGTGCTGGAGCTGGGCGCCGGCGAGTCCATCTCCATCAACGGCAACGACGTGCTGGCGTACGCTTCGAGCGTAGAGGCCGACATCAAGATGATGAAAAAGATCGCGTCGCGCGCCAGCGGCGGGCTGTTTAACGTGCACCTGACGGGCCCCGGATTTATCGCGTTCACGACGCATGGCAGCCCCGTCGTGCTCGATACGCCGGTGCGCACCGATCCGGATGCCACCGTAGCCTGGAGTTCCAACACGCCGCCCAGCTTTACCACCGACATTGGCTGGAAGTCGATGATTGGGCGCTCCTCGGGGGAAGAATACCAGATGGACTTCAACCAGTCGGGCGGCTTCGTGGTTGTGCAGCCCTACGAAGAAATAGGGCCGCAGGCCTAA
- a CDS encoding alpha/beta hydrolase produces the protein MDTHHLQVARTARYHVWGTPADASEWWIVLHGYGQRAKSFLEAFAPIATPQRALIAPEALSRFYTDALTEHNRVGASWMTKADRTHEIADYIGYLDALVAHIGPPPALHVLGFSQGAATASRWAVHGAPPVDRLMLWGGTVAHDLDVDAHRAALAGMRLTLIAGREDPYVTPSRWQEAGDRLRAAGVPFTTHRFDGGHALNGATLRRLARTIA, from the coding sequence ATGGATACGCACCACCTGCAGGTTGCGCGCACCGCCCGCTACCACGTGTGGGGCACGCCGGCCGACGCATCGGAATGGTGGATCGTGCTGCACGGCTACGGCCAACGCGCCAAGTCCTTCTTGGAAGCGTTTGCCCCCATTGCCACCCCACAGCGCGCGCTCATCGCTCCGGAGGCGCTCTCCCGCTTTTACACCGACGCCCTCACCGAGCACAACCGCGTGGGGGCGTCGTGGATGACAAAGGCCGATCGTACCCACGAAATTGCGGACTACATCGGCTACCTGGATGCCCTGGTGGCCCACATCGGACCGCCGCCCGCGCTGCATGTGCTGGGCTTCTCGCAAGGCGCGGCCACCGCGAGCCGTTGGGCCGTGCACGGCGCGCCGCCGGTGGACCGCCTGATGCTGTGGGGCGGCACCGTCGCGCATGACCTGGACGTGGATGCGCACCGCGCGGCCCTGGCCGGCATGCGCCTCACGCTCATCGCGGGCCGCGAGGACCCGTACGTCACGCCCAGCCGCTGGCAAGAAGCCGGCGACCGTCTGCGCGCGGCCGGCGTCCCGTTTACCACGCATCGCTTCGACGGCGGCCACGCCCTAAACGGCGCCACGCTCCGGCGGCTGGCCAGGACGATCGCATGA